In Hymenobacter gelipurpurascens, one DNA window encodes the following:
- a CDS encoding GNAT family protein — protein sequence MNALEKLIDQRADLLPFYSPYHFLVSLPDRKNLKQNELDQVANFGTRPEEHCWASTSGCYFLYKTLAWDTEFFAKPMARLKAVLFKSGTQLVNDARQFNAHLQASGIRHCIVEIPPEDIRVLQALSQVGWVLVETRLQYVHDRLAHLMPTRYAVRKATTEDEPIVRRVAQQNGNPFDRFHADPFFSPKQADAFLGAYAAAAVNGYCDEVLVPHEDELLLDSFLAIQYQQPRDQEFGWKIGRLVLLAVGAQNRGWGRKLFSEGLHRAKAQGVDAILLTTQATNRAVMRNADILGFQLGAVTHVLTWRTC from the coding sequence ATGAATGCATTAGAGAAGCTAATAGATCAACGAGCTGATTTACTTCCGTTCTATTCTCCTTATCATTTCCTGGTTAGCTTGCCAGATAGGAAAAATCTGAAACAGAATGAGCTAGATCAAGTAGCTAACTTTGGCACTAGGCCAGAGGAGCATTGCTGGGCAAGCACAAGTGGTTGTTACTTCTTATACAAAACCTTAGCCTGGGATACAGAATTCTTTGCTAAGCCTATGGCTCGTTTAAAGGCGGTGTTGTTTAAATCTGGCACGCAACTCGTCAACGATGCTCGGCAGTTTAATGCGCATCTACAAGCAAGCGGCATACGCCATTGTATTGTTGAAATTCCGCCCGAGGATATCAGAGTGTTGCAGGCGCTAAGCCAGGTGGGGTGGGTACTCGTGGAAACTCGGTTACAATACGTGCATGACCGACTTGCGCACCTTATGCCTACTCGTTATGCAGTTCGCAAGGCTACTACTGAAGACGAACCTATTGTACGTCGCGTAGCACAGCAAAATGGAAACCCATTCGACCGGTTCCATGCAGACCCTTTCTTCTCACCTAAACAAGCTGATGCTTTTCTTGGAGCCTACGCCGCTGCTGCAGTAAACGGATATTGTGATGAAGTATTAGTGCCACATGAAGATGAGTTACTACTTGATAGTTTTTTAGCTATCCAATATCAGCAACCGCGGGACCAGGAGTTTGGTTGGAAAATAGGCCGGTTGGTGTTGCTAGCCGTAGGAGCACAAAATCGAGGGTGGGGGCGTAAACTATTCTCAGAAGGACTACACAGAGCTAAGGCGCAAGGGGTAGACGCGATTTTATTGACTACGCAGGCTACCAATCGAGCAGTCATGCGCAACGCAGATATCCTTGGGTTTCAATTAGGAGCTGTCACCCATGTGCTCACTTGGCGCACGTGCTAG
- a CDS encoding sugar 3,4-ketoisomerase — protein MKKPYLFDFPRVGNHNIGYISIAEVSTGLPFQVKRVFWTYHTPESIVRGRHAHHQTAQILVAVSGRIVVLTEMPNGELQTFVLDRPDIGVYLPPYCWHTMQYSQNAVQMALASTEYTADDYIRDYAKFKKS, from the coding sequence ATGAAGAAGCCTTATTTGTTTGACTTTCCTAGAGTAGGTAACCATAATATCGGTTACATTTCAATAGCAGAAGTTTCAACTGGACTCCCTTTTCAGGTAAAGCGAGTATTTTGGACGTATCACACGCCAGAAAGTATTGTGCGGGGACGACATGCGCACCATCAGACAGCCCAGATTTTAGTTGCTGTGTCTGGCCGTATCGTAGTTTTAACGGAAATGCCCAATGGGGAATTACAGACCTTTGTGCTTGATCGTCCTGACATAGGAGTGTATTTGCCACCTTATTGCTGGCATACGATGCAATATTCTCAGAATGCGGTGCAAATGGCTCTAGCTTCCACAGAGTACACCGCCGACGACTATATACGTGACTACGCAAAGTTCAAAAAGTCATGA